The Geobacillus stearothermophilus ATCC 12980 genome contains a region encoding:
- the pabB gene encoding aminodeoxychorismate synthase, component I, whose product MKQRRRRLKRTIHYSGRDWFYQYEQLAYGRRHHVLLESGQGGRYSIIGLNPSGIIRAAGHQLSIIYRGKETVLNGPPLELLQQWFSQRVAPGEGEPLPCQGGLVGYISYDAARYIERLPSLAVDDLQLPSMQFFVFDDVAIYDHQTDRLHLLAYADEGEEGEAERRLEMYERLWLEERSSPPVWPPVVSSACPSVSMTKEQFMEAVRRVQHYIAAGDVFQVNLSVRQSRPLLTHPFAVYKQLRTINPSPYMAYVHTPECQIVSGSPELLVRKQGERLETRPIAGTRSRGRTEAEDGQIARQLLASEKERAEHAMLVDLERNDLGRVCVYGTVRVDEWMTVEKYSHVMHIVSHVSGIMAPEHDAFSVIRAMFPGGTITGAPKVRTMEIIEELEPVRRGLYTGSIGWIDFQGNMELNIAIRTMVVKNGLAHVQAGAGIVIDSNPEHEYKECLKKAAALWKAKELSEAETLFQSMR is encoded by the coding sequence ATGAAACAAAGACGAAGGCGGCTGAAGCGGACCATTCATTACAGCGGGCGGGATTGGTTTTATCAGTATGAGCAACTGGCATACGGCCGGCGGCACCACGTGTTGCTGGAGAGCGGACAAGGGGGAAGATACAGCATCATCGGCCTCAATCCGAGCGGGATCATTCGTGCCGCCGGGCATCAGCTGTCCATTATCTATCGTGGAAAAGAAACGGTGCTGAACGGGCCACCGCTCGAGTTGCTGCAGCAATGGTTTTCACAACGTGTGGCGCCGGGGGAGGGGGAGCCGCTCCCGTGCCAAGGCGGGTTGGTCGGCTATATCAGCTATGACGCCGCTCGTTATATCGAACGGCTTCCATCGCTGGCTGTAGATGATTTGCAGCTGCCGTCTATGCAGTTTTTTGTATTTGACGATGTGGCGATTTACGATCATCAAACCGATCGCCTTCATTTGCTCGCTTATGCAGATGAAGGGGAAGAAGGAGAAGCGGAGCGGCGGTTGGAGATGTATGAACGGCTGTGGCTTGAAGAGCGAAGCAGCCCGCCGGTTTGGCCGCCCGTTGTCTCATCGGCTTGTCCATCGGTTTCCATGACAAAGGAGCAGTTTATGGAAGCGGTCCGCCGCGTTCAACATTATATTGCAGCGGGCGATGTGTTCCAAGTTAATTTGTCGGTGCGCCAGTCCCGTCCGCTGTTGACCCACCCGTTCGCTGTGTACAAACAACTGCGGACCATTAACCCGTCGCCGTACATGGCGTATGTGCATACCCCTGAATGTCAAATTGTCAGCGGTTCGCCGGAGCTGCTCGTCCGCAAGCAGGGAGAACGGCTGGAAACACGCCCGATAGCCGGAACCCGCTCGCGCGGACGCACGGAAGCGGAAGACGGGCAAATCGCCCGCCAACTGCTAGCCAGCGAAAAAGAGCGGGCCGAGCACGCCATGCTCGTTGATCTTGAGCGGAATGACCTTGGGCGTGTCTGTGTCTATGGGACGGTGCGTGTCGATGAGTGGATGACGGTGGAAAAGTATTCGCATGTGATGCATATTGTTTCCCACGTATCCGGCATCATGGCTCCGGAACATGATGCGTTTTCTGTTATTCGTGCGATGTTTCCCGGCGGAACGATCACCGGCGCTCCGAAAGTGCGGACGATGGAAATCATCGAAGAATTGGAGCCGGTTCGCCGCGGTTTGTACACCGGTTCGATCGGCTGGATCGATTTTCAAGGGAATATGGAGCTAAACATCGCCATCCGCACGATGGTTGTGAAAAACGGGCTGGCCCATGTGCAAGCAGGCGCAGGCATTGTCATCGATTCCAACCCGGAGCACGAGTACAAAGAATGTTTGAAAAAAGCCGCTGCCCTCTGGAAAGCGAAAGAGCTGAGCGAAGCAGAGACTTTATTTCAGAGCATGAGGTGA
- the pabA gene encoding aminodeoxychorismate/anthranilate synthase component II yields MIVMIDNYDSFTYNLVQYLGVLGEELFVKRNDEITVDEIEQLHPDFIMISPGPCTPNEAGISLAVIDRFAGRIPIFGVCLGHQAIAQAFGGRVIRAPRLMHGKTSSVYHDGETIFRGVPSPFTATRYHSLIVEKETLPDCFIVSAWTDEDEVMAIRHKTLPIEGVQFHPESIMTSHGMQLLKNFIDTYKKA; encoded by the coding sequence ATGATCGTCATGATCGATAACTATGATTCGTTTACGTACAATTTGGTGCAATATTTAGGGGTTTTAGGCGAAGAGCTGTTCGTAAAGCGGAACGACGAAATTACGGTGGACGAGATTGAGCAGCTTCATCCCGATTTTATCATGATTTCCCCCGGCCCATGTACACCGAATGAGGCGGGAATCAGCTTGGCCGTTATCGATCGCTTCGCCGGCCGCATCCCGATTTTTGGCGTCTGCCTCGGCCATCAGGCGATCGCCCAGGCGTTTGGCGGCCGCGTCATCCGTGCCCCAAGGCTGATGCACGGGAAAACGTCGTCCGTTTACCATGACGGGGAAACGATTTTCCGCGGCGTGCCAAGCCCGTTTACAGCGACGCGCTACCATTCCCTTATCGTTGAGAAAGAGACGCTTCCAGACTGTTTCATCGTGTCGGCTTGGACGGACGAAGACGAAGTGATGGCCATTCGCCATAAAACATTGCCAATCGAAGGAGTGCAGTTCCACCCGGAGTCGATTATGACCAGCCATGGGATGCAGCTGCTGAAAAATTTTATTGATACGTACAAAAAGGCGTGA
- the pabC gene encoding aminodeoxychorismate lyase — MYVYVNGEIVPYEEARVSAFDHGFLYGIGLFETFRTYEGHPFLLDDHLARLNRGLSELRIQKQVSRAEALGIIERLLRANGLQDAYVRFNVSAGVGGLGLSMEQYSHPTVIVYMKPLPPSAPPEGKEGVVLTTRRNSPEGDERLKSHHYLNNIIGKWELGRRVDVEGIFLNRDGQVAEGIVSNIFWVKDGVVYTPAPSVGILNGVTRQFVIALLERLHIPIKEGAYPLSHLQEADEVFITNSLQEIVPLHCIGRRSYSGKHGPVTCALQHHYRRFTDTLWTRNELKERMNE; from the coding sequence ATGTATGTGTATGTCAATGGGGAGATTGTCCCGTATGAGGAGGCGAGGGTTTCGGCGTTTGACCACGGTTTTTTATACGGGATCGGCTTGTTTGAGACGTTCCGCACGTATGAGGGACATCCGTTTTTGCTTGACGATCATTTAGCGCGGCTAAATCGCGGGCTTTCCGAGTTGCGCATCCAAAAGCAGGTAAGCCGTGCGGAGGCGCTCGGGATCATCGAGCGGTTGCTCAGGGCCAATGGTCTTCAGGACGCCTATGTACGTTTCAACGTCTCGGCTGGGGTTGGCGGTCTTGGCTTGTCGATGGAGCAGTATAGCCATCCAACGGTGATCGTCTATATGAAGCCGCTGCCGCCATCCGCCCCTCCAGAAGGGAAAGAAGGGGTCGTTTTAACAACGAGGCGGAACAGCCCTGAAGGCGATGAACGGTTAAAATCGCATCATTATTTAAACAATATAATTGGAAAGTGGGAGCTTGGCCGCCGTGTGGATGTGGAAGGCATTTTTTTAAATCGGGACGGGCAAGTAGCCGAGGGAATCGTTTCGAATATTTTTTGGGTCAAGGACGGCGTTGTCTACACCCCGGCGCCGTCTGTCGGCATATTAAACGGCGTTACGAGGCAGTTCGTCATCGCCTTGCTCGAACGGCTTCATATCCCGATTAAAGAGGGAGCGTATCCCCTGTCCCATTTGCAGGAGGCTGATGAGGTCTTTATTACGAATTCACTGCAGGAAATTGTGCCGCTTCACTGCATCGGCCGCCGCTCTTATAGCGGAAAACATGGCCCGGTGACCTGTGCGCTGCAACATCATTACCGCCGCTTTACCGATACATTATGGACGAGGAACGAACTGAAAGAAAGGATGAACGAATGA
- the folP gene encoding dihydropteroate synthase: MMATMTRSFVLKCRGHELDLRQKTLIMGIVNVTPDSFSDGGRFYEVEKAVEHAKRLVAEGADIIDIGGESTRPGADPVPLDEELRRVIPAVKAIADAVDVPISVDTYKAEVARQAIEAGAHIINDVWGAKADPDMAHVAASYGVPIILMHNRHDMAYRDLISDMIADLKESIRIVKQAGVKEENIIVDPGIGFAKTVEHNLEVMRRLDEFAALGYPLLLGTSRKRFIGHVLDVPVEERVEGTGATVCLGIVKGAHIVRVHDVLPIARMAKMMDAMLGKGESGHR, from the coding sequence ATGATGGCAACGATGACGCGTTCCTTTGTATTAAAATGCCGCGGGCATGAGCTGGATTTGCGCCAAAAAACGTTGATCATGGGCATTGTCAATGTGACGCCTGACTCGTTTTCCGACGGCGGCCGGTTTTATGAAGTGGAAAAAGCGGTCGAGCATGCGAAACGGCTCGTGGCGGAAGGAGCCGACATCATTGACATCGGCGGTGAATCAACTCGTCCGGGGGCGGATCCAGTGCCGCTTGATGAAGAGCTACGGCGCGTCATTCCGGCAGTCAAAGCGATCGCCGATGCGGTGGACGTGCCGATTTCCGTCGACACGTATAAAGCCGAGGTCGCAAGGCAGGCCATTGAAGCGGGAGCGCATATCATCAACGACGTTTGGGGCGCCAAAGCCGATCCGGATATGGCCCACGTCGCCGCTTCGTACGGAGTGCCGATCATTTTAATGCACAACCGTCACGATATGGCATACCGCGATCTCATTTCCGACATGATCGCCGACTTGAAGGAGAGCATCCGTATTGTCAAACAGGCGGGAGTAAAAGAGGAAAACATTATTGTAGATCCGGGGATCGGATTTGCCAAAACGGTTGAACATAACCTGGAAGTGATGCGGCGTCTCGATGAGTTTGCTGCTTTGGGATACCCACTTTTGCTTGGCACATCGCGCAAACGGTTTATCGGCCATGTGCTCGATGTGCCGGTTGAGGAGCGGGTCGAAGGAACGGGGGCAACAGTTTGCCTTGGCATCGTGAAGGGGGCGCATATCGTCCGCGTCCATGACGTATTGCCGATCGCCCGCATGGCGAAAATGATGGATGCGATGCTCGGGAAAGGAGAGAGCGGCCATCGATAA
- the folB gene encoding dihydroneopterin aldolase, whose protein sequence is MDKIYIQGMEFYGYHGVLREENVLGQRFLVDVALELDLRPAGRSDRLEHTVNYAEVYERCRTIVEERTLALIEAVAEAIADELLAAFPAVQRCTVKVIKPNPPIRGHYQHVAVEIYRGR, encoded by the coding sequence ATCGATAAAATTTATATTCAAGGTATGGAATTTTACGGTTATCACGGAGTGCTCCGAGAAGAAAACGTCCTCGGCCAGCGGTTTTTGGTCGATGTGGCCCTTGAGCTCGACTTGCGTCCAGCCGGCCGGAGCGACCGTCTCGAGCATACGGTGAACTATGCGGAAGTATACGAGCGCTGTCGGACGATCGTGGAAGAGAGGACGCTCGCCTTGATCGAAGCGGTTGCCGAGGCGATCGCGGATGAGCTGCTTGCCGCTTTCCCCGCCGTTCAGCGGTGCACGGTGAAAGTAATCAAGCCGAATCCGCCCATTCGCGGCCATTATCAGCATGTCGCCGTTGAAATCTACAGGGGGCGGTAA
- the folK gene encoding 2-amino-4-hydroxy-6-hydroxymethyldihydropteridine diphosphokinase, translated as MENIAYIALGSNLGDRAYYLRSAVAALHRHKGIFVTSGSSIYETDPVGYVNQDKFLNMVIEVATALSPFALFDVTQQIEQEFGRKRETRWGPRTLDLDILLYNHENIETERLVIPHPRMAERAFVLIPLLEINSHLTIPNVSEPLADIIDRLPDKKGVRVWKQKDGEDVFALFES; from the coding sequence GTGGAAAACATTGCGTATATTGCTTTAGGTTCCAACCTTGGAGATCGTGCGTACTATTTGCGTTCAGCCGTCGCGGCGCTTCATCGCCATAAGGGAATTTTTGTCACATCGGGTTCGTCCATCTATGAAACCGACCCGGTCGGTTACGTCAACCAAGACAAGTTTTTAAACATGGTGATTGAGGTGGCGACCGCTTTGTCGCCATTTGCTTTGTTTGACGTGACGCAACAAATCGAACAGGAATTTGGCAGGAAAAGGGAAACTCGCTGGGGGCCGCGCACGTTAGACCTTGACATTTTGTTGTACAATCATGAAAATATTGAGACAGAGCGACTTGTCATTCCGCATCCGCGCATGGCGGAGCGGGCGTTTGTTTTAATCCCATTGCTCGAGATCAATTCCCATTTGACAATACCGAACGTTTCGGAACCGTTAGCAGACATTATTGACCGACTACCCGACAAAAAAGGAGTTCGTGTATGGAAGCAGAAAGATGGGGAAGACGTATTCGCGCTTTTCGAAAGCTGA
- a CDS encoding helix-turn-helix domain-containing protein, with amino-acid sequence MEAERWGRRIRAFRKLKGYTQEKLAKELGISVSILGEIERGNRMPSDTLVGQIAERLNVSVEELAPPNFESNR; translated from the coding sequence ATGGAAGCAGAAAGATGGGGAAGACGTATTCGCGCTTTTCGAAAGCTGAAAGGATATACACAAGAAAAGTTGGCCAAGGAACTCGGCATTTCCGTTTCGATTCTCGGCGAAATTGAACGGGGGAACCGGATGCCGTCCGACACGCTTGTCGGACAGATCGCCGAGCGGCTGAACGTATCGGTTGAGGAGCTGGCACCGCCAAATTTCGAATCAAACAGGTAG
- the dusB gene encoding tRNA dihydrouridine synthase DusB produces the protein MFRIGDVEIQNRVVLAPMAGVCNSAFRLTVKEFGAGLVCAEMVSDKGIVYNNEKTLNMLYIDEREKPLSLQIFGGEKETLVKAAKFVDKNTNADIIDINMGCPVPKITNCDAGAKWLLDPNKIYDVVAAIVDAVEKPVTVKMRIGWDDQHIYAVENAQAVERAGGKAVAVHGRTRVQMYEGKANWDIIKQVKEAVNIPVIGNGDVKTPQDAKRMLEETGVDGVMIGRAALGNPWMIYRTVRYLETGELIPEPTPREKIDVCLLHLDRLIALKGEYIAVKEMRKHAAWYLKGIRGAAKIRNAINECETRDELTALLLQVAEEAESRAANAEAV, from the coding sequence ATGTTTCGCATTGGTGATGTGGAAATTCAAAACCGTGTCGTCCTTGCGCCGATGGCAGGCGTGTGCAATTCGGCTTTCCGCCTGACCGTAAAGGAGTTCGGCGCCGGTCTTGTATGCGCAGAGATGGTGAGCGATAAAGGAATCGTATACAACAATGAAAAGACGTTAAATATGCTCTATATCGACGAACGCGAAAAGCCGCTCAGCTTGCAAATTTTCGGCGGTGAAAAGGAAACACTTGTCAAAGCAGCGAAATTTGTCGACAAAAATACAAATGCCGATATTATCGACATCAACATGGGCTGCCCAGTGCCGAAAATTACGAATTGCGATGCCGGAGCGAAATGGCTCCTCGACCCGAACAAAATTTACGATGTCGTCGCCGCCATTGTCGACGCCGTCGAAAAACCCGTCACGGTCAAGATGCGAATCGGTTGGGATGACCAACATATTTACGCTGTTGAAAACGCCCAAGCGGTCGAACGCGCCGGCGGCAAAGCCGTCGCCGTCCATGGACGGACAAGGGTGCAAATGTATGAAGGGAAGGCGAATTGGGACATCATTAAGCAAGTCAAAGAGGCCGTCAACATTCCAGTCATCGGAAACGGTGATGTCAAAACGCCGCAGGATGCCAAGCGGATGCTCGAAGAAACTGGGGTTGACGGCGTGATGATCGGGCGGGCGGCGCTCGGCAACCCGTGGATGATTTATCGCACGGTCCGCTATTTAGAAACAGGGGAGCTCATTCCCGAACCGACCCCAAGGGAAAAAATCGATGTCTGCCTGTTGCACTTGGACCGTCTGATCGCCCTTAAAGGCGAGTATATTGCGGTGAAAGAAATGCGCAAGCACGCGGCTTGGTATTTAAAAGGCATCCGCGGGGCGGCGAAAATCCGCAACGCCATCAACGAGTGCGAGACGCGGGACGAATTGACCGCGCTCTTGCTTCAAGTCGCCGAAGAAGCGGAAAGCCGGGCGGCGAACGCCGAAGCCGTTTAA
- the lysS gene encoding lysine--tRNA ligase, producing the protein MSHEELNDQLRVRREKLKKIEELGVDPFGKRFERTHKAEELFELYGDLSKEELEEQQIEVAVAGRIMTKRGKGKAGFAHIQDVTGQIQIYVRQDDVGEQQYELFKISDLGDIVGVRGTMFKTKVGELSIKVSSYEFLTKALRPLPEKYHGLKDIEQRYRQRYLDLIMNPESKKTFITRSLIIQSMRRYLDSHGYLEVETPMMHAVAGGAAARPFITHHNALDMTLYMRIAIELHLKRLIVGGLEKVYEIGRVFRNEGISTRHNPEFTMLELYEAYADFRDIMKLTENLIAHIATEVLGTTKIQYGEHLVDLTPEWRRLHMVDAIKEYVGVDFWRQMSDEEARELAKEHGVEVAPHMTFGHIVNEFFEQKVEDKLIQPTFIYGHPVEISPLAKKNPDDPRFTDRFELFIVGREHANAFTELNDPIDQRQRFEEQLKEREQGNDEAHEMDEDFLEALEYGMPPTGGLGIGVDRLVMLLTNSPSIRDVLLFPQMRHK; encoded by the coding sequence ATGAGCCATGAAGAATTGAACGACCAATTGCGCGTCCGCAGGGAAAAGCTGAAAAAAATTGAGGAATTGGGTGTCGATCCGTTTGGCAAACGGTTCGAGCGCACGCATAAAGCGGAAGAGCTGTTTGAACTGTATGGAGATTTGTCAAAAGAGGAACTCGAAGAGCAACAAATCGAAGTCGCCGTCGCCGGCCGCATCATGACAAAGAGAGGCAAGGGAAAAGCGGGCTTTGCTCACATCCAGGACGTGACGGGACAAATTCAAATTTACGTCCGCCAAGACGATGTTGGCGAACAGCAATACGAGCTGTTTAAAATCTCCGACCTCGGCGACATCGTCGGCGTGCGCGGCACGATGTTTAAAACAAAGGTCGGCGAACTTTCGATCAAAGTATCGTCGTATGAATTTTTAACAAAAGCGCTGCGTCCGCTGCCGGAAAAATACCACGGCTTAAAAGATATCGAGCAGCGCTACCGCCAACGCTACCTCGATTTAATTATGAATCCGGAGAGCAAAAAGACGTTCATCACCCGCAGTCTCATTATTCAATCGATGCGCCGCTATCTTGACAGCCATGGCTACTTGGAAGTCGAAACACCGATGATGCACGCCGTAGCAGGCGGTGCGGCGGCGCGCCCGTTCATTACGCATCATAATGCGCTCGATATGACGCTGTATATGCGGATCGCCATCGAGCTGCATTTGAAACGGCTCATCGTCGGCGGCTTGGAAAAAGTGTATGAAATCGGGCGCGTTTTCCGGAATGAAGGCATTTCCACCCGCCATAACCCGGAGTTTACGATGCTCGAATTGTACGAGGCGTATGCCGACTTCCGCGATATCATGAAATTAACGGAGAACTTGATCGCTCATATTGCCACGGAAGTGCTTGGCACAACAAAAATTCAGTACGGCGAACATCTTGTCGACTTGACGCCTGAATGGCGGCGCCTCCATATGGTCGATGCGATCAAGGAATATGTCGGCGTCGATTTCTGGCGGCAGATGAGCGACGAAGAGGCGCGGGAGCTGGCCAAAGAACACGGTGTCGAAGTCGCGCCGCACATGACGTTCGGCCATATCGTCAATGAATTTTTTGAACAAAAAGTAGAGGATAAACTGATCCAGCCGACGTTCATTTACGGCCACCCGGTCGAAATCTCGCCATTAGCCAAGAAAAACCCAGACGACCCGCGCTTTACCGATCGGTTTGAGCTGTTCATCGTCGGGCGCGAACATGCGAACGCCTTTACGGAACTAAACGACCCGATCGATCAGCGTCAACGGTTTGAGGAGCAGCTGAAGGAGCGCGAACAAGGAAACGATGAAGCGCATGAAATGGACGAAGATTTCCTCGAAGCGCTCGAATACGGCATGCCGCCGACGGGCGGACTCGGGATCGGGGTCGACAGGTTAGTCATGCTTTTGACCAATTCACCGTCTATTCGCGATGTATTGCTCTTCCCGCAAATGCGCCATAAATAA